One genomic window of Salvelinus alpinus chromosome 9, SLU_Salpinus.1, whole genome shotgun sequence includes the following:
- the LOC139530208 gene encoding myoblast determination protein 1 homolog 2-like, which translates to MELSDISFPVTSADDFYDDPCFNTSDMHFFEDMDPRLVHVGLLKPDDHHHNEDEHIRAPSGHHQAGRCLLWACKACKRKTTNTDRRKAATMRERRRLGKVNDAFENLKRCTSNNPNQRLPKVEILRNAISYIESLQSLLRGQDGENYYPSLEHYNGDSDASSPRSNCSDGMMDYNGPACTSARRSSYESSYFAETPNADARSKKNAVISSLDCLSSIVERISTDTSACTMLSVQEGSPCSPQEGSILSETGATVPSPTKCPQPSHDPIYQVL; encoded by the exons ATGGAGTTGTCGGATATTTCGTTCCCTGTCACCTCCGCTGATGACTTTTATGACGACCCGTGCTTCAACACCAGCGACATGCATTTCTTCGAAGACATGGACCCCCGGTTAGTTCATGTTGGTCTCCTCAAGCCAGACGACCATCATCATAACGAAGACGAGCACATCAGGGCCCCAAGCGGGCACCACCAAGCCGGTAGGTGCCTCCTCTGGGCATGCAAAGCCTGCAAGAGGAAAACCACCAACACCGACCGGAGGAAGGCTGCTACCATGCGGGAGAGGAGGAGACTGGGCAAGGTCAACGACGCCTTCGAGAACCTCAAGAGATGTACGTCGAACAACCCCAATCAGAGGCTTCCAAAGGTGGAGATCCTGAGAAATGCCATCAGCTACATCGAGTCTCTGCAGTCTCTGCTCAGGGGCCAGGACGGCGAAAACTACTACCCTTCGCTGGAGCACTACAACGGGGACTCTGACGCATCCAGCCCACGGTCCAACTGCTCTGATGGAATG atGGACTATAATGGCCCGGCGTGCACGTCCGCAAGACGAAGCAGCTATGAAAGCTCTTATTTCGCGGAGACTCCAAATG CTGATGCCAGAAGCAAAAAGAACGCAGTCATCTCCAGCTTGGATTGTCTATCCAGCATCGTGGAGAGAATCTCAACAGACACGTCCGCGTGCACTATGTTATCAGTTCAGGAGGGTAGCCCCTGCTCTCCCCAAGAGGGATCTATCCTGAGCGAGACAGGGGCAACCGTGCCGTCACCGACCAAGTGCCCACAGCCCTCCCATGACCCCATCTACCAAGTACTATGA